One stretch of Candida orthopsilosis Co 90-125, chromosome 3 draft sequence DNA includes these proteins:
- a CDS encoding Opt5 oligopeptide transporter has translation MGHYAKVPPRAMFRTQLLSVFATAFIQLGILNYQITGIKDYCDPENSKKFFCYGTTTFYNASVLWGVIGPKRVFGGLYPVLKYCFLIGFLAGLACVAIKKLAPRKWTKYFEPAVFLGGFIGWAPGNLSYSTGGVYLGYAMMHHVKHKYEAWWQKYSYLFGTGIDAGIAFSSIIIYFAVQYHEKDIDWWGNNVSYSGLDYQMRVSGSRLDVADASDGYFGPRKGNFP, from the coding sequence ATGGGACATTATGCTAAAGTCCCGCCTCGTGCTATGTTTAGAACCCAGTTGTTGTCTGTATTCGCCACTGCTTTTATCCAGTTGGGTATTTtgaattatcaaattaCTGGTATCAAAGACTATTGTGATCCAGAGAATTCCAAAAAGTTCTTCTGTTACGGTACGACTACATTTTATAATGCATCTGTTTTGTGGGGTGTCATTGGTCCAAAGAGGGTATTTGGGGGTCTATACCCTGTGTTGAAATATTGTTTCCTTATTGGGTTTCTTGCTGGTTTAGCTTGTGTGGCTATAAAGAAGTTGGCGCCGAGGAAGTGGACCAAGTACTTTGAGCCTGCTGTGTTTTTGGGTGGTTTCATTGGCTGGGCTCCAGGAAATTTGTCTTATAGCACTGGTGGAGTGTACTTAGGCTATGCAATGATGCACCATGTGAAGCACAAGTATGAAGCTTGGTGGCAGAAATACAGTTATCTTTTTGGTACAGGTATTGATGCTGGTATTGCATTCTCttccatcatcatttaCTTTGCAGTGCAGTACCATGAGAAGGATATTGATTGGTGGGGAAATAACGTTTCCTATTCCGGATTGGATTACCAAATGAGAGTTTCGGGGTCTCGATTGGATGTTGCTGATGCATCTGATGGCTATTTTGGACCCAGAAAGGGAAATTTTCCGTAG
- a CDS encoding Srb1 protein (essential GDP-mannose pyrophosphorylase; similar parapsilosis CPAR2_807880 and C. albicans SRB1), whose amino-acid sequence MKGLILVGGYGTRLRPLTLTLPKPLVEFGNRPMILHQIEALAAAGVTDIVLAVNYRPEVMVSTLKKYEEEYGVSITFSVEEEPLGTAGPLKLAEKVLKKDNSPFFVLNSDVICEYPFKELADFHKAHGAAGTIVATKVDEPSKYGVIVHDRDTPNLIDRFVEKPVEFVGNRINAGLYILNPSVIDLIDMKPTSIEKETFPILVEQKQLYSFDLEGFWMDVGQPKDFLSGTCLYLTSLSRKHPERLSTEKFVKDGNVLIDPSAKIHPSALIGPNVVIGPNVVVGEGARIKRSVLLANSKVNDHAWVNSTIVGWNSRIGKWARTDGVTVLGDDVEVKNEIYVNGAKVLPHKSISSNVEQESIIM is encoded by the coding sequence ATGAAAGGATTGATTTTAGTCGGAGGCTATGGTACTAGGTTAAGACCATTGACTTTAACTTTGCCTAAACCATTGGTTGAATTCGGTAACAGACCCATGattttgcatcaaattGAAGCTTTGGCTGCTGCTGGTGTCActgatattgttttggCTGTCAACTATAGGCCAGAAGTTATGGTTTCtactttgaagaaatatGAAGAAGAGTACGGTGTATCTATTACTTTTagtgttgaagaagagCCTTTGGGAACTGCTGGtcctttgaaattggccgaaaaagtattgaaaaaagataATTCTCCCTTTTTTGTCTTGAATAGTGATGTTATTTGTGAGTATCCTTTCAAGGAATTGGCTGATTTCCATAAAGCTCATGGTGCTGCTGGTACTATTGTTGCTACTAAAGTCGATGAGCCAAGTAAGTATGGTGTTATTGTCCACGATAGAGATACTCCCAATTTGATTGAcagatttgttgaaaaaccagttgaatttgttggtAATAGAATTAATGCTGGTTTATATATCTTGAATCCATCAgttattgatttaattgataTGAAACCAacctcaattgaaaaagaaactttCCCCATTCTCGTggaacaaaaacaattgtattcatttgatttagAAGGATTTTGGATGGATGTTGGTCAACCAAAAGATTTCCTTAGTGGAACTTGTTTATATTTGACTTCATTATCCAGAAAACATCCAGAAAGATTATCTactgaaaaatttgttaaaGATGGCAATGTTCTTATTGATCCATCGGCCAAGATTCATCCAAGTGCCTTAATTGGACCAAATGTAGTTATTGGTCctaatgttgttgttggtgagGGTGCTAGAATTAAAAGGTCAGTTCTTTTGGCCAACTCAAAAGTTAATGATCATGCTTGGGTTAATTCAACCATTGTTGGATGGAATTCGAGAATTGGTAAATGGGCAAGAACTGATGGTGTTACTGTATTGggtgatgatgttgaagttaAGAATGAAATC